CCTGCTCAAGCGTTTGTACCGCGCGCCTATTAACTGGCTGGAGGAGCGCACCATAGGCATGGCCGACAAGGTGTTGGTGAACTCCAAGTTCACGCTGCGCGTCTTCCAGGACACATTCCGACGGCTAAATACAGTACCCGATGTGCTGTATCCCTCGCTGCACACGCAATACTTTGACAAAATGGAACAGAAGCTGGAGCAACGCTCAGCACTGCTCGAGGAGCCCGTGCATGCGCGCGTGCCTAGAAATTCTTTTATCTTCTTGGACATTAATCGTTACGAGCGCAAGAAGAACCATGCGTTGGCGCTGCACTCGCTACGCCTGCTAGGAAATATGCTGCCCACGCTGGACTTTAAACGCTGCCGTCTAATTATTGCTGGTGGCTACGATACGCGCTGCCTGGAGAATGTTGAACACTATGCCGAGCTAGAAAAGATAACCGCTGAATTAAAGCTGCAGGACCATGTGGTGCTACTACGCTCACCCACAGATGAGGAAAAGTGCAGTCTGCTCTATGCGTGCCACTGTCTGCTATATACGCCGGAAAACGAGCATTTTGGCATAGTGCCGCTGGAAGGCATGTACTTCTGTAAGCCGGTGGTGGCGCTGAACAGCGGTGGACCCACTGAAACGATTGTGCACACTTCAACGGGCTTTCTATGTGACAAGGAGGAGCAGAGCTTCGGTGCCGCCATGTATCAACTGTTTCGCGACGATCAGCTGCGCATAAAAATGGGTGAACTGGGACGCAAGCGTGTCCAACAAAAGTTCTCCTTCGAAGCTTTTGCGGATCGTCTAAACAACGTTGTGCAGGACCTGCAACCTGGCAGCaagaaaaccaaataaaagtattgaattcaattta
The DNA window shown above is from Drosophila busckii strain San Diego stock center, stock number 13000-0081.31 chromosome 3L, ASM1175060v1, whole genome shotgun sequence and carries:
- the LOC108600768 gene encoding alpha-1,3/1,6-mannosyltransferase ALG2, yielding MRVLFLHPDLGIGGAERLVVDAALALKERGHEISFLTNHHDSLHCFKETADGTFPVCVVGDWLPRRLFGRFYAFCAYLRMLYAACYASFFMPQREQIDVVFCDLISVCVPVLRLARHRPRVLFYCHFPDQLLSARAGLLKRLYRAPINWLEERTIGMADKVLVNSKFTLRVFQDTFRRLNTVPDVLYPSLHTQYFDKMEQKLEQRSALLEEPVHARVPRNSFIFLDINRYERKKNHALALHSLRLLGNMLPTLDFKRCRLIIAGGYDTRCLENVEHYAELEKITAELKLQDHVVLLRSPTDEEKCSLLYACHCLLYTPENEHFGIVPLEGMYFCKPVVALNSGGPTETIVHTSTGFLCDKEEQSFGAAMYQLFRDDQLRIKMGELGRKRVQQKFSFEAFADRLNNVVQDLQPGSKKTK